Proteins encoded in a region of the Labrus mixtus chromosome 19, fLabMix1.1, whole genome shotgun sequence genome:
- the c1qtnf9 gene encoding complement C1q and tumor necrosis factor-related protein 9A codes for MLQTRFKVTLLLLLFIARCVAQEETPNKACVCGYPGIPGDPGHNGTPGRDGRDGLRGEKGDQGEIGPVGRPGNDGHRGDKGEHGEVGLVGLKGKRGDNGERGSPGKMGPQGVQGPIGLKGNKGELGLPGPQGHKGDLGPPGPEGPKGEIGLRGDRGIQGPSGPPGRSGPKGEIGVPGHKGNIGYRGERGTRGERGDKGEKGDALVISKSAFSVGLTAHSKLPAANTPIRFDKIIYNQQSHYDPQTGRFTCSAAGAYFFTYYITVYSRNVKVALVKNGARIIHTTDNYQSSEDQAAGGAVLHLDVGDKVWLQVAGGELSNGLFADEDDDTTFSGFLIFGV; via the exons ATGTTGCAGACGAGGTTTAAGGTTACTCTTTTACTCCTTCTATTTATCGCCAGATGTGTTGCACAAGAAGAAACCCCCAATAAAGCATGCGTTTGTGGATACCCTGGAATACCTGGGGACCCCGGACACAACGGAACACCTGGCAGAGATGGCCGAGATGGACTCAGAGGTGAAAAAGGGGATCAAG GTGAAATAGGACCTGTTGGACGACCAGGCAATGACGGCCATAGAGGAGACAAAGGAGAGCATG GTGAAGTTGGCCTAGTAGGGCTCAAAGGAAAAAGGGGAGATAATGGAGAACGGGGTTCCCCTGGGAAAATGGGGCCCCAAGGAGTCCAAGGGCCCATAGGCTTGAAAGGAAATAAGGGAGAACTTGGGCTGCCTGGACCCCAAGGACATAAAGGGGATTTGGGGCCTCCTGGACCAGAGGGTCCCAAAGGGGAGATTGGCCTTCGAGGTGACAGAGGCATTCAGGGACCATCAGGACCTCCCGGCAGGTCAGGGCCTAAAGGGGAAATCGGTGTTCCAGGTCACAAAGGCAACATTGGTTATCGTGGCGAAAGAGGGACTCGAGGGGAGAGAGGTGATAAGGGGGAGAAGGGAGATGCTTTAGTTATCTCTAAAAGCGCCTTTTCTGTGGGACTCACAGCTCATTCTAAACTCCCAGCGGCTAACACACCCATCCGGTTTGACAAGATTATTTACAATCAGCAGAGTCACTACGATCCACAAACGGGAAGATTCACATGTTCTGCAGCAGGAGCCTACTTCTTCACCTACTACATCACTGTCTACTCCAGAAACGTGAAGGTGGCTCTGGTGAAGAATGGTGCAAGGATCATCCACACCACGGATAACTACCAAAGCAGTGAGGACCaggcagcagggggcgctgtgctgCACCTCGACGTGGGGGACAAGGTGTGGCTGCAGGTGGCTGGTGGAGAGCTGTCCAATGGGCTCTTTGCCGATGAAGATGATGACACTACTTTCTCTGGGTTCTTAATCTTTGgggtctaa